From a single SAR202 cluster bacterium genomic region:
- a CDS encoding NADH-quinone oxidoreductase subunit F, producing the protein MPPNFAELKSAAQQRQQELSSKPWIRVGTALCGKAAGADAVIAALKSELQKRHMQATISEVGCLGPCFAEPLVDVSAPNTPRVVYHNVTPEMACHIVQSHLVHHKPAADLALGVVDAGGVMPGLAKLADHPMMKGQVRIALRNAGHVDPMDIYQYIANDGYAALHKALTSMTAEQVREQVTKSGLRGRGGAAFPTGTKWNFLAVSKQPVKYVLVNCEEGDPGAFNDKGILESDPHSLLEGLILSGYATGAIKGYVFIRHGHEGPIDRTWKAIDQAYELGLLGKNILGSNFGFDAEVALTGDSYVAGEETALMEAIEGKRSMPRYRPPFPAQVGLFGKPSNINNVKTLSYVPQIILKGGDWFASIGQDKSKGTAILCLSGDLKYTGLMEVPLGVTMRHVIENMAGGSRSGKRIKVLQTGGPLGGVLSGDGMDIALDFEVMAKAGAILGSGGIIAADESTCVVDLTRNLVAFCQYESCGKCFPCRTGMSHLLEVLERICRFEGTAQDLELMRSVGQSMQAGSLCGHGQLGFNPVSSALKFFGSEFDQHLRDKVCPTGRCNEPWNPPVKTRRY; encoded by the coding sequence ATGCCTCCTAATTTTGCCGAACTGAAGTCGGCTGCTCAGCAGCGACAGCAGGAGCTTAGCTCCAAACCGTGGATAAGGGTAGGCACAGCCTTGTGCGGGAAGGCCGCCGGGGCGGACGCGGTCATCGCGGCACTGAAGTCGGAGCTACAGAAGCGGCATATGCAGGCCACTATCAGCGAGGTGGGTTGTCTGGGGCCGTGCTTCGCGGAGCCGCTGGTGGACGTGAGCGCGCCGAATACGCCTCGCGTCGTATATCACAACGTAACACCTGAAATGGCGTGCCATATCGTCCAGTCGCATCTGGTGCATCACAAGCCCGCGGCGGACCTGGCCCTTGGGGTGGTGGACGCAGGCGGGGTGATGCCAGGTCTGGCCAAGCTGGCCGACCATCCAATGATGAAGGGGCAGGTGCGGATTGCGCTTCGCAACGCAGGGCATGTCGACCCGATGGATATATACCAGTACATCGCCAATGATGGCTACGCTGCTCTACACAAAGCGTTGACGTCGATGACAGCGGAGCAGGTGAGGGAGCAAGTCACGAAGTCGGGACTGCGAGGGCGTGGCGGCGCGGCGTTTCCGACAGGCACGAAGTGGAACTTCCTGGCGGTATCCAAGCAGCCGGTGAAGTACGTGCTGGTGAACTGCGAAGAAGGCGATCCTGGCGCTTTTAACGACAAGGGTATTTTAGAGAGCGACCCGCACAGCCTGCTGGAAGGGCTTATCCTGTCGGGGTACGCCACAGGCGCTATTAAGGGGTATGTGTTTATTAGGCATGGACACGAAGGGCCGATAGACCGAACATGGAAGGCCATCGACCAGGCTTACGAACTGGGGCTGCTGGGGAAGAACATTCTGGGCAGCAACTTCGGCTTCGATGCCGAGGTGGCGCTGACGGGGGACTCGTATGTAGCGGGGGAGGAGACGGCGCTGATGGAGGCCATTGAGGGGAAGCGTTCGATGCCTCGATACCGCCCGCCGTTTCCGGCGCAGGTGGGACTGTTCGGCAAGCCCAGCAATATCAACAACGTGAAGACACTATCGTACGTGCCGCAGATTATTTTGAAAGGCGGCGACTGGTTTGCGTCCATTGGCCAAGATAAGAGCAAAGGCACGGCGATTTTGTGCCTATCCGGAGACTTGAAGTACACGGGACTGATGGAAGTGCCGCTGGGCGTCACTATGCGTCATGTCATTGAGAACATGGCGGGAGGCTCCAGGAGCGGCAAGCGGATAAAGGTGTTGCAGACGGGCGGCCCTCTAGGCGGCGTGCTATCTGGGGATGGTATGGATATAGCGCTAGACTTCGAGGTTATGGCTAAGGCGGGAGCAATATTGGGTTCCGGGGGGATTATCGCTGCGGATGAGAGCACATGCGTTGTGGACCTGACTCGCAACCTGGTGGCGTTCTGCCAATACGAATCGTGCGGCAAGTGCTTCCCGTGCCGGACGGGCATGAGCCATCTGCTGGAGGTGCTAGAGCGCATTTGCCGATTTGAAGGGACGGCGCAGGACCTGGAGCTGATGCGGTCAGTTGGGCAGAGCATGCAGGCCGGGTCGCTGTGTGGCCACGGGCAGTTGGGGTTCAACCCGGTGTCGTCGGCGCTCAAATTCTTTGGCTCTGAGTTCGACCAGCACCTGAGGGACAAGGTCTGTCCCACGGGCCGGTGTAACGAGCCCTGGAATCCCCCGGTGAAGACCCGGAGGTATTAA
- a CDS encoding flippase-like domain-containing protein translates to MVGLVFIALFFLTVDEKEMGEALADAELKYLAPAAAFYFGAVFFRTLRWRYLLSPLRVFAALRLFPVVVVGYMANNLLPVRLGELARSYYLRRREDFSASTALATIAVERVYDGITLLLMALAAVPFLLGYDLLDGASSSQRWSWALLGALAAAVFVAAIIVLTMLAIKPGFARTIYNLSRIFPSKLRPKVQKLISLFIEGLMVLRKPRRHLGLFLWSLPIWLFEGALYLLIAYSFGLHQVFEPAWLLVPVVLLVMAASNLASSIPSSPGSIGTFEFPAAAALVLVGVGQGVAGAYAILVHVALLLPVTVLGLVFLWVGHVSLGRLARGSEALSETSKARVEHMTSQEAQES, encoded by the coding sequence ATGGTAGGTCTGGTATTCATTGCCCTCTTTTTCCTGACAGTGGACGAGAAAGAGATGGGCGAAGCGTTGGCCGATGCCGAGTTGAAGTATCTGGCGCCGGCGGCGGCATTTTACTTTGGGGCGGTGTTCTTTCGGACGCTGCGATGGCGGTATCTGCTGTCGCCGCTGCGTGTGTTTGCGGCGCTGCGCCTATTTCCGGTGGTGGTGGTGGGGTACATGGCCAACAACCTGCTGCCTGTGAGGCTGGGAGAGCTAGCAAGGTCTTATTACCTGCGACGGCGGGAGGATTTCAGCGCCAGCACCGCGCTGGCCACTATAGCGGTGGAGCGAGTGTACGACGGTATCACCTTGCTGCTGATGGCGCTGGCGGCGGTGCCGTTCCTGTTGGGGTACGACTTGTTAGATGGGGCCAGCAGTTCGCAGCGGTGGTCGTGGGCTCTGCTGGGGGCCCTGGCGGCGGCGGTGTTCGTGGCGGCGATAATCGTGCTGACTATGCTGGCCATAAAGCCAGGATTCGCACGGACTATTTACAACCTTTCCAGGATTTTCCCATCGAAACTCCGGCCAAAGGTGCAGAAACTTATCAGTCTTTTCATCGAAGGGCTGATGGTGCTGCGGAAGCCTCGGCGCCACCTGGGACTTTTCCTCTGGTCGCTGCCCATCTGGCTTTTCGAGGGCGCGCTGTATTTGCTTATTGCCTATTCGTTTGGTTTACATCAAGTTTTTGAGCCGGCATGGCTGCTAGTGCCCGTAGTATTGCTGGTCATGGCAGCGTCCAACCTGGCGAGCTCAATCCCATCATCGCCGGGGTCCATTGGCACCTTTGAGTTTCCTGCGGCGGCGGCCCTGGTGCTGGTAGGGGTGGGCCAGGGAGTAGCGGGGGCCTACGCCATTCTGGTGCATGTGGCACTTCTGCTGCCGGTGACGGTGCTGGGGTTAGTATTCCTGTGGGTGGGCCATGTATCGCTGGGAAGGCTAGCAAGGGGGTCGGAGGCTCTGTCGGAGACGTCCAAAGCGAGAGTCGAACACATGACGTCTCAGGAAGCGCAAGAGTCATGA
- a CDS encoding TIGR03663 family protein — translation MRDLSRRVGTTHSMLKTALSRSSNFLRSKQNLDLWIFLGLAMMALGMRLWDLGGRPYHYDESLHTHYSWRLFAGEGYRHEPWMHGPLQFFLNALVFAIFWDDDFTARLIYTFFGAGLVFLPYFLRNYTGRAAAIIASVMLAVSPMLLYFSRYSRNDIIMGFFAFALFILIWRYLHERKNRYLYMTAAVLALSLASKETAFIVIGIAVVLLLPLAMKDLMRLGLRRKRLKDMASPATMLLLIGTLTLPQWSALISLVPGWSGSEGMVLVYTADDGRNPVGLPLWGAPFLNPAVINLPALADAFILGGIAVLGLLGVFMAREKRESIRDSSGRVVGVVKAKSRRVVLVGGLMLIAMAAYAVLALADVEVSQSYLAAGGILIGTATAAAALGLMWNWRVWLISAGIFYFLWLAFYTSMFGALTRPYVECPDTLSGVVDVACTRLGGAFTGVWQSLGYWIAQHDVTRGNQPWFYYILTMSVYEFLPLVFGLIGVGYYFLKREFLGLALALWSLMTFALYSVAGEKMPWLTANLAVPFAMLAGKFAGDLFDGLLWRRLVANRGIILVVAAPALLVAAVYLLQRFLAADNFNDWRSWTALASTVVLVIVVGNLIWLARPRVGIALSLLSVGVLMLGFTAFSAGRAAYTRDDYPVELLVYAGASEDIRTLSEELRDQMADLPPEKKALVDYEIWYPFAWYVRSDKYIEFRCFKDPDEAGYVDWCNKISETSEAGALALLDSHGRRDAIHLTKYAQTGPHRDLLWFPEVYRRPDEDRKKESFREELPKDISFARDRVQDKESWRGGLDYFLYRKLSSEWWDTKFFTYLSVQQTSLSEDAAFDQNQTQDILK, via the coding sequence ATGAGAGACTTGTCCCGACGAGTCGGGACGACACATAGTATGCTCAAAACCGCACTTTCTCGCTCATCAAACTTCCTCAGGTCTAAGCAGAACTTAGACCTATGGATTTTCCTGGGGCTGGCGATGATGGCCCTGGGTATGAGGCTGTGGGACCTGGGTGGCCGCCCTTACCACTATGACGAAAGCCTGCATACACACTATAGCTGGAGACTTTTTGCCGGCGAGGGGTACCGGCACGAGCCGTGGATGCACGGCCCGTTGCAGTTCTTCCTGAACGCGCTGGTCTTTGCGATCTTCTGGGACGACGACTTTACTGCCCGACTGATTTATACTTTCTTTGGGGCCGGGCTGGTTTTCCTGCCCTATTTTCTGCGCAACTACACGGGCAGGGCCGCAGCCATCATCGCATCAGTGATGCTGGCGGTGTCGCCGATGCTTCTTTATTTCAGCCGCTATTCGCGAAATGACATCATTATGGGTTTCTTTGCCTTTGCGCTGTTTATTTTAATCTGGCGGTACCTGCACGAGCGTAAGAACCGGTACTTGTATATGACAGCGGCGGTGCTGGCCCTGTCGCTGGCTAGTAAAGAGACGGCGTTCATAGTGATTGGTATTGCTGTAGTCTTACTGCTGCCTCTGGCGATGAAAGACCTGATGCGGCTGGGGCTTCGTCGAAAACGGCTGAAGGATATGGCATCGCCGGCGACGATGCTGCTACTCATAGGGACGCTGACGCTGCCCCAGTGGTCGGCGTTGATCTCGCTGGTGCCTGGTTGGTCTGGGAGCGAGGGGATGGTGCTGGTGTATACGGCGGACGATGGACGGAACCCGGTGGGTCTGCCGTTATGGGGAGCCCCGTTTTTGAATCCGGCGGTGATCAACCTGCCTGCGTTGGCTGACGCCTTTATTTTGGGTGGTATAGCGGTATTGGGGTTATTAGGTGTCTTCATGGCGAGGGAAAAGCGCGAGTCCATCAGGGATAGCAGCGGCAGGGTGGTGGGTGTTGTGAAGGCAAAATCACGGCGTGTAGTCCTAGTTGGAGGGCTGATGTTAATCGCTATGGCCGCTTACGCCGTTCTAGCTTTGGCCGACGTGGAAGTCAGCCAGAGCTACCTTGCGGCTGGGGGTATCCTGATTGGGACGGCAACGGCAGCGGCGGCGCTGGGGCTGATGTGGAACTGGCGTGTGTGGCTGATCAGCGCTGGGATTTTCTATTTCCTATGGCTGGCTTTTTATACCAGCATGTTCGGGGCCTTAACCCGGCCTTATGTCGAATGTCCGGACACGCTGTCGGGGGTAGTGGATGTCGCTTGTACGCGCCTCGGCGGGGCCTTTACCGGGGTATGGCAGAGCCTGGGATACTGGATAGCGCAGCACGATGTGACACGAGGGAACCAGCCCTGGTTCTACTACATTCTGACCATGTCGGTCTATGAGTTTTTGCCTTTAGTCTTTGGTCTTATAGGCGTGGGATATTATTTTTTGAAAAGGGAATTCCTGGGGCTGGCTTTGGCTCTCTGGTCGCTGATGACTTTTGCGCTTTACAGCGTAGCTGGGGAGAAGATGCCGTGGCTGACGGCGAACCTGGCGGTGCCTTTCGCCATGCTGGCGGGAAAGTTTGCCGGCGATTTGTTTGACGGACTGCTGTGGCGGCGGCTTGTGGCGAACAGGGGCATTATTCTGGTGGTGGCGGCCCCCGCCCTGCTGGTGGCGGCGGTCTATCTGCTGCAGCGGTTCCTGGCAGCCGACAACTTCAACGACTGGCGAAGCTGGACAGCTCTGGCATCGACAGTGGTGCTAGTAATCGTGGTAGGAAACCTGATATGGCTGGCGAGGCCCAGGGTGGGGATTGCCCTGAGCCTGCTGAGTGTGGGAGTGCTGATGCTGGGGTTCACGGCGTTCAGCGCCGGTCGGGCGGCGTACACTCGCGACGATTACCCGGTGGAGCTGCTGGTATACGCCGGCGCCAGTGAGGATATAAGGACGTTGTCGGAGGAGCTAAGGGACCAGATGGCGGATCTTCCTCCGGAAAAGAAGGCGCTGGTGGACTACGAGATCTGGTATCCCTTCGCCTGGTATGTTCGCAGCGATAAATATATAGAGTTCAGATGTTTCAAGGACCCTGACGAAGCGGGTTATGTGGACTGGTGCAACAAGATCAGCGAGACGTCCGAAGCGGGGGCGCTGGCGCTGTTGGACTCTCACGGGAGGCGGGATGCGATTCATCTGACTAAGTACGCCCAGACGGGGCCGCATAGGGACTTGCTATGGTTTCCGGAGGTCTATCGGCGTCCGGATGAGGATCGTAAGAAAGAGAGCTTCCGGGAAGAGCTGCCGAAAGACATATCCTTTGCGCGGGACAGGGTGCAAGATAAAGAGTCGTGGCGCGGAGGTCTAGACTACTTCTTATACCGGAAGCTGAGCTCAGAGTGGTGGGACACTAAATTCTTTACATATTTGTCCGTGCAGCAGACTAGTCTAAGTGAAGACGCGGCTTTTGACCAAAACCAAACACAAGATATACTGAAATGA
- a CDS encoding NAD(P)/FAD-dependent oxidoreductase — MKVGIIGGGAMGLAAAHELMQRGHRAEVFERAPFLGGQASTFEVGGGRLEKGYHHLFRSDTSMVELINEIGLGHKLAWIYSKVGLFHGDRIWDFASPKDLLKFKPLSLPDRVRLGLTTLYLQKTSSWKRFEEVTAREWLEKRVGRRPYEVIWEPMLRGKFGRHYDKISMAWLWCKIHLRVASRKRLWDRESLGYPMGSFGEVFDVLGEKIKEKGGEVHIQAGAKRVVVEEGRAVGLDLEWRGRPPESRRYDAVIATTPSYIFTRLAPQLPKDYLEKLTSVSYLSAVLAILVLDRPLTPKYWVNIADRSIPFVGLIEQTNFVPTSLYGGSHVVYLTNYPATDEPLYQMSAEELLEHYLPHLKRINSQFERSWIKDYHHHKVDAAQPIIGVNYGQRIPNNRTPIKGLYLANTTQIYPEDRGTNYSVKLGREVARMVLSDSGASER; from the coding sequence ATGAAGGTAGGCATTATCGGCGGCGGCGCCATGGGCCTGGCGGCGGCCCATGAGCTTATGCAACGAGGGCATAGGGCGGAAGTGTTCGAGCGGGCGCCGTTCCTGGGGGGACAGGCCTCAACTTTCGAAGTGGGAGGCGGCAGGTTGGAGAAGGGCTACCACCACCTGTTCCGCAGCGACACGTCGATGGTGGAGCTAATCAACGAGATTGGCCTAGGGCACAAGCTGGCGTGGATATATTCAAAGGTAGGGTTGTTTCATGGGGACAGGATATGGGACTTCGCGTCACCTAAGGACCTGCTGAAGTTCAAGCCTTTGAGCCTGCCGGACAGGGTAAGGCTGGGCCTGACGACGCTCTATCTGCAAAAGACTAGCAGCTGGAAGCGGTTTGAGGAGGTGACGGCGAGGGAGTGGCTTGAGAAGCGGGTGGGGAGAAGGCCCTACGAGGTTATCTGGGAGCCGATGCTGCGGGGAAAATTCGGCAGGCACTACGACAAGATAAGCATGGCTTGGCTGTGGTGCAAGATACATCTGAGGGTGGCGTCCAGGAAGCGGTTGTGGGATAGGGAGTCGCTGGGGTATCCCATGGGGAGCTTCGGAGAGGTCTTCGACGTGCTGGGTGAGAAGATTAAAGAGAAGGGCGGGGAGGTGCATATCCAGGCGGGGGCGAAGCGGGTAGTGGTGGAGGAGGGCCGGGCGGTGGGACTGGACCTGGAGTGGCGAGGGAGGCCGCCGGAGAGCCGCCGGTACGATGCGGTCATTGCCACCACACCGTCATATATATTTACTCGATTAGCGCCGCAGTTGCCGAAGGACTACCTGGAGAAGTTAACCAGCGTGAGCTATCTTTCAGCAGTGCTGGCGATACTGGTGCTGGACCGGCCGCTGACGCCCAAGTACTGGGTAAACATTGCCGACCGGTCGATACCCTTTGTGGGACTCATCGAGCAGACCAACTTTGTGCCGACATCGCTGTACGGCGGGAGCCACGTCGTCTATTTAACCAACTATCCCGCCACGGACGAGCCGCTGTACCAGATGAGCGCGGAGGAGCTGCTTGAGCATTACTTGCCGCACCTGAAGCGGATTAACTCGCAGTTCGAGAGGAGTTGGATTAAGGACTATCACCATCATAAGGTGGACGCGGCCCAGCCGATTATTGGCGTGAACTACGGTCAGCGGATACCGAACAATCGAACGCCGATAAAAGGTCTCTACCTGGCGAACACGACGCAGATATATCCAGAAGATAGGGGTACCAACTACAGTGTGAAGCTGGGCAGAGAGGTGGCGAGGATGGTGTTGTCGGACAGCGGGGCCTCCGAACGATAG